The following are encoded in a window of Oncorhynchus mykiss isolate Arlee chromosome 31, USDA_OmykA_1.1, whole genome shotgun sequence genomic DNA:
- the LOC118946033 gene encoding protocadherin beta-15-like: MGHKGISVIGLVCGVAVFLLPLHSAYGDVSYSFPEEMKRGSVIGNIANDLGLEASRLSARNARVDTEGNRKRYCDINLSTGDFIVAERVDREELCGEKMSCILRFGLVLESPLELHRISLQIQDINDNTPLFPKDTIKLEIAESAFKGARFRVNAAHDADIGQNAVQSYTLQINDHFALSVQTTAAGSKYGELVLDKELDREQQQELKLLLTAVDGGTPQRSGTVVIHVTVLDANDNAPVFNQAVYKASLPENSPLGTLVLTVSSTDADEGMNGEVTYEFSRMSDKTRKVFTLNHVTGEMTVVGALDYEDESKYEMFIEGKDGFGLSSDTKVIIDITDVNDNAPVIYLQSLTNPIPENASPGTEVGIINVQDRDSENNRQVRCSIQQNVPFKLVPSIKNYYSLVTTGELDRELVSDYNITITATDEGSPPLSSSKSVQLSVADVNDNAPVFEEQSYKAHVTENNKPGNSVCSVTARDPDWRQNGTVIYSLLPGEVNGVPVSSFLSVNGDTGVIHAVRSFDYEQFRSFKVHVVARDNGSPPLSSNVTVSVFITDLNDNSPQILYPASEGKSFMTELVPKAAHGGSLVSKVIAVDADSGQNAWLSYHIVKSTDPGLFTIGLHSGEIRTQRDISESHSMKQNLIVSVKDNGQPSLSATCTMYLVISDNLAEVPELKDVSYDESNSKLTSYLIIALVSISTFFLTFIIVLMSVRFCRRRKPRLLFDGAVTIPSAYLPPNYAEGDGVGTLRSTYNYDAYMTTGSHTSDFKFVTSYSDNTLPADQTLRKTPTDFAEELDGSDGFPEVGPLL, encoded by the coding sequence ATGGGTCACAAAGGAATCTCGGTGATAGGTCTAGTCTGCGGCGTTGCTGTCTTTCTTCTTCCGCTGCACTCCGCCTATGGAGACGTGAGCTATTCTTTTCCGGAGGAGATGAAACGCGGATCTGTTATTGGAAATATAGCAAATGATCTCGGGCTGGAGGCGAGCAGACTGTCCGCTCGTAATGCCCGAGTTGATACCGAAGGGAACCGAAAACGTTATTGTGACATTAATCTGAGTACCGGGGATTTTATTGTTGCCGAAAGGGTTGACAGAGAGGAGCTATGTGGAGAAAAGATGTCCTGTATTCTTAGGTTTGGGTTGGTCTTAGAGAGTCCTCTGGAGTTGCATCGTATATCACTTCAAATCCAAGATATCAACGACAATACACCATTATTTCCAAAGGATACAATCAAACTGGAAATAGCGGAATCCGCATTCAAAGGCGCTCGCTTTCGTGTGAACGCAGCTCATGACGCGGATATAGGACAGAATGCTGTTCAAAGCTACACTCTGCAGATAAATGATCATTTTGCTTTAAGTGTTCAAACGACTGCTGCCGGTAGTAAATATGGAGAGTTGGTTTTAGATAAAGAGTTAGATCGTGAACAACAACAAGAGTTGAAATTATTGCTTACAGCTGTAGATGGGGGCACTCCACAGAGATCAGGTACTGTAGTCATACACGTCACTGTACTGGATGCTAACGATAATGCCCCAGTGTTTAACCAGGCCGTCTATAAAGCCAGTCTGCCTGAAAACTCTCCTTTAGGTACACTAGTTCTTACTGTCAGCAGTACTGATGCAGATGAAGGAATGAATGGAGAAGTGACGTATGAATTTAGTCGAATGTCTGATAAGACAAGGAAAGTGTTTACATTGAATCACGTAACAGGAGAAATGACAGTAGTAGGAGCGTTAGATTACGAAGATGAATCCAAATATGAAATGTTCATAGAAGGAAAAGATGGTTTTGGACTTTCCTCAGACACTAAAGTCATAATAGACATCACTGATGTTAATGACAACGCTCCTGTGATTTATCTACAATCTCTGACTAACCCCATACCTGAGAACGCGTCACCTGGTACAGAGGTGGGCATCATTAACGTGCAGGATAGAGACTCTGAGAATAACCGACAGGTCCGCTGCTCCATTCAGCAAAACGTTCCCTTTAAGCTGGTGCCATCCATCAAAAACTACTATTCTCTGGTGACCACGGGCGAACTGGACCGTGAACTAGTGTCTGATTACAACATTACAATCACTGCCACCGACGAGGGctctccacctctatcctcctctAAAAGTGTTCAGTTATCTGTAGCTGACGTCAACGACAACGCACCTGTGTTTGAGGAACAGTCCTATAAAGCCCACGTGACTGAAAATAACAAACCCGGTAACTCCGTGTGTTCTGTTACTGCACGGGACCCAGACTGGAGACAGAACGGTACAGTGATTTATTCTCTCTTACCTGGTGAGGTGAACGGTGTTCCTGTGTCCTCGTTTTTATCCGTTAACGGAGACACAGGGGTGATCCACGCTGTGAGGTCATTTGATTATGAACAGTTCAGAAGTTTTAAAGTCCACGTGGTGGCCAGAGACAACGGTTCTCCTCCGCTCAGCAGCAACGTCACGGTCAGTGTGTTCATAACAGATCTGAATGACAACTCTCCTCAGATACTATACCCCGCCTCAGAGGGGAAATCCTTCATGACGGAGCTGGTCCCCAAAGCTGCGCACGGGGGCTCTCTGGTTTCCAAGGTGATAGCTGTGGATGCAGACTCCGGCCAGAACGCCTGGCTGTCCTATCATATAGTCAAATCCACTGATCCGGGACTTTTCACTATTGGACTCCACAGCGGAGAGATCAGGACACAGCGGGACATTTCTGAATCTCACAGCATGAAACAGAACCTCATTGTGTCAGTGAAAGATAACggacagccctctctctctgccacctgtACAATGTATCTGGTGATTTCGGATAACTTGGCTGAAGTACCAGAACTGAAAGATGTCTCTTATGATGAGAGCAATTCCAAACTCACCTCTTATCTGATCATCGCGCTGGTGTCCATCTCCACCTTTTTCCTCACCTTCATTATTGTCCTCATGTCCGTGAGGTTTTGCCGCAGGAGAAAACCCAGACTGTTGTTTGACGGAGCGGTCACCATCCCCAGCGCGTATCTCCCTCCCAACTACGCAGAGGGGGATGGAGTGGGAACTCTCCGCAGCACTTACAATTATGATGCATACATGACGACTGGTTCGCACACAAGTGACTTCAAGTTCGTCACATCTTACAGTGACAACACACTGCCCGCGGACCAGACTCTGAGAAAAACTCCAACAGACTTTGCCGAAGAACTTGATGGCTCTGATGGTTTCCCAGAGGTAGGCCCGTTACTGTAA
- the LOC110504426 gene encoding protocadherin beta-16-like, translated as MGHKGISMTGLICVFVFFLLPLHSANADLGYSFPEEMKRGSVIGNIAKDLGLGARGLSARKARIDTEGNRKHYCDINLSTGDLIVAERIDREGLCGKKASCVLSQELVLENPLELHRISLHVQDINDNAPQFKEEIIKMESYSAAKGARFSLDEAHDADIGQNTVQGYTLEINDHFILNVNTKNGGRKYGELVLDKELDREKEQEINLILVASDGGSPQKSGTVLIHVTVLDANDNAPVFSQAVYKASLPENSPLDTVVVTVSATDADEGPNGEITYGFDHVSDEKSNVFSINYKTGEITVVGSLDYEEESLYEMQISVKDGLGLASYAALIVEITDLNDNAPVIYLQSLTNPIPENASPGTEVGIINVQDRDSENNRQVRCSIQQNLPFKLVPSIKNYYSLVTTGELDRELVSDYNITITSTDEGSPPLSSSKSVQLSVADVNDNPPVFEEQSYKAHVTENNKPGNSVCSVTARDPDWRQNGTVIYSLLPGEVNGVPVSSFLAVNGDTGVIHAVRSFDYEQFRSFKVHLVARDNGSPPLNSNVTVSVFITDVNDNSPQILYPAPEGKSFMTELVPKAAHRGSLVSKVIAVDADSGQNAWLSYHIVKSTDTGLFTIGLHSGEIRTQRDISESDSMKQNLIVSVKDNGQPSLSATCTMYLVISDNLAEVTELKDVSYDESNSKLTSYLIIALVSVSTFFLTFIIVLLSVRFCRRRKPRLLFDGAVAIPSAYLPPNYAEVDGTGTLQSTYNYDAYLTTGSHTSDFKFIRSYNGNTLPADQTLRKTPIDFAETFDDSDGSSEISIRTSPIPENASPGTEVGIINVQDRDSENNRQVRCSIQQNIPFKLVPSIKNYYSLVTTGELDRELVSDYNITITAIDEGSPPLSSSKSVQLSVADVNDNPPVFEEQSYKAHVTENNKPGSSVCSVTARDPDWRQNGTVIYSLLPGEVNGVPVSSLLSVNGDTGVIHAVRSFDYEQFRSFKVHVVARDNGSPPLNSNVTVSVFITDVNDNSPQILYPAPEGKSFMTELVPKAAHGGSLVSKVIAVDADSGQNAWLSYHIVKSNDPGLFTIGLHSGEIRTQRDISESHTMKQNLIVSVKDNGQPSLSATCTMYLVISDNLAEVPELKDVSYDESNSKLTSYLIIALVSVSTFFLTFIIVNVAVKFCRRRKPRLLFDGAVTIPSAYLPPNFAEVDGAGTLRSVYNYDAYLTTGSRTSDFKFVTSYNDNTLPADQTLRKTSLDFAEDLDESEGSPEVGLYDNLKAGL; from the exons ATGGGTCACAAAGGAATCTCGATGACAGGCCTGATATGCGTCTTTGTTTTCTTTCTTCTGCCGCTGCACTCCGCCAATGCAGACCTGGGGTATTCTTTTCCGGAGGAGATGAAACGCGGATCTGTGATTGGAAATATAGCCAAGGATCTCGGGCTGGGGGCGAGAGGACTGTCCGCTCGTAAGGCCCGTATTGACACCGAAGGGAACCGTAAACATTACTGTGACATTAATCTGAGTACCGGAGATCTGATTGTTGCGGAGAGAATTGACAGAGAGGGGCTTTGTGGCAAGAAGGCTTCGTGTGTTTTAAGCCAGGAACTTGTGTTGGAGAATCCTTTGGAGCTTCACCGTATTAGTCTTCATGTTCAAGATATAAATGATAACGCACCGCAATTTAAGGAAGAGATTATCAAAATGGAAA gctactctgcagCCAAAGGTGCTCGTTTTTCTCTAGACGAGGCCCATGATGCTGATATAGGACAGAATACGGTTCAAGGCTATACTCTAGAAATAAATGATCACTTCATTTTGAATGTTAATACAAAAAATGGGGGACGCAAGTACGGTGAATTAGTGTTAGACAAGGAGCTAGATCGTGAAAAGGAGCAAGAGATAAATCTGATACTAGTTGCATCTGATGGAGGCTCTCCGCAGAAATCAGGTACTGTACTCATACACGTCACTGTACTGGATGCTAACGATAACGCCCCAGTGTTTAGCCAGGCCGTCTATAAAGCCAGTCTGCCTGAAAACTCTCCTTTAGATACTGTAGTGGTTACAGTGAGTGCTACAGATGCAGATGAGGGACCCAATGGCGAAATAACATATGGCTTTGATCATGTTTCAGATGAAAAAAGTAATGTGTTTTCTATAAACTATAAAACAGGAGAAATTACAGTTGTTGGGTCACTAGATTATGAAGAAGAATCCTTATATGAAATGCAAATCAGTGTGAAGGATGGCTTAGGGTTGGCGTCATATGCAGCATTGATAGTAGAAATAACTGATCTTAATGACAACGCCCCTGTGATTTATCTACAATCTCTGACTAACCCCATACCTGAGAACGCGTCACCTGGTACAGAGGTGGGCATCATTAACGTGCAGGATAGAGACTCTGAGAATAACCGACAGGTCCGCTGCTCCATTCAGCAAAACCTTCCCTTTAAGCTGGTGCCATCCATCAAAAACTACTATTCTCTGGTGACCACGGGCGAACTGGACCGTGAACTAGTGTCTGATTACAACATTACAATCACTTCCACCGACGAGGGCTCTccacctctgtcctcctctaAAAGTGTTCAGTTATCTGTAGCTGACGTCAACGACAACCCACCTGTGTTTGAGGAACAGTCCTATAAAGCCCACGTGACTGAAAATAACAAACCCGGTaactctgtgtgttctgttactgCAAGGGACCCAGACTGGAGACAGAACGGTACAGTGATTTATTCTCTCTTGCCTGGAGAGGTGAACGGTGTTCCGGTGTCCTCATTTTTAGCCGTTAACGGAGACACAGGGGTGATCCACGCTGTGAGGTCGTTTGATTATGAGCAGTTCAGGAGTTTTAAAGTCCACTTGGTGGCCAGAGACAACGGTTCTCCTCCACTCAACAGCAACGTCACGGTCAGTGTGTTTATAACGGATGTGAATGACAACTCTCCTCAGATACTGTACCCCGCCCCGGAGGGGAAATCCTTCATGACCGAGCTGGTCCCCAAAGCTGCGCACCGGGGCTCTCTGGTTTCCAAGGTGATTGCGGTGGACGCGGACTCCGGGCAGAACGCCTGGCTGTCCTATCATATAGTCAAATCAACTGATACGGGACTTTTCACTATTGGTCTCCACAGTGGAGAGATCAGGACACAGCGGGACATTTCTGAATCTGACAGCATGAAACAGAACCTCATTGTGTCAGTGAAAGATAATggacagccctctctctctgccacctgtACCATGTATTTAGTGATTTCTGATAACTTGGCTGAAGTGACAGAACTGAAAGATGTATCTTATGATGAGAGCAATTCCAAACTCACCTCTTATCTGATCATCGCACTGGTGTCTGTCTCCACCTTTTTCCTCACCTTCATCATTGTCCTCCTGTCCGTGAGGTTTTGCCGCAGGAGAAAGCCCAGACTGTTGTTTGACGGAGCTGTCGCCATCCCAAGTGCGTATCTCCCTCCCAACTATGCAGAGGTGGATGGCACTGGAACTCTTCAAAGCACTTACAATTATGATGCATACCTGACAACGGGTTCGCACACCAGTGACTTCAAGTTCATTCGTTCTTACAATGGCAACACGCTGCCTGCGGACCAAACTCTGAGAAAAACTCCAATTGACTTTGCTGAAACTTTTGACGATTCTGATGGGTCCTCAGAG ATCAGTATTCGCACGAG CCCCATACCTGAGAACGCGTCACCTGGTACAGAGGTGGGCATCATTAACGTGCAGGATAGAGACTCTGAGAATAACCGACAGGTCCGCTGCTCCATTCAGCAAAACATTCCCTTTAAGCTGGTGCCATCCATCAAAAACTACTATTCTCTGGTGACCACGGGCGAACTGGACCGTGAACTAGTGTCTGATTACAACATTACAATCACTGCCATCGACGAGGGctctccacctctatcctcctctAAAAGTGTTCAGTTATCTGTAGCTGACGTCAACGACAACCCACCTGTGTTTGAGGAACAGTCCTATAAAGCCCACGTGACTGAAAATAACAAACCCGGTTCCTCCGTGTGTTCTGTTACTGCACGGGACCCAGACTGGAGACAGAACGGTACAGTGATTTATTCTCTCTTACCTGGTGAGGTGAACGGTGTCCCAGTGTCCTCGTTATTATCCGTTAACGGAGACACGGGGGTGATCCACGCTGTGAGGTCGTTTGATTATGAGCAGTTCAGGAGTTTTAAAGTCCACGTGGTAGCCAGAGACAACGGTTCTCCTCCACTCAACAGCAACGTCACGGTCAGTGTGTTCATAACAGATGTGAATGACAACTCTCCTCAGATACTATACCCCGCCCCGGAGGGGAAATCCTTCATGACCGAGTTGGTCCCCAAAGCTGCGCACGGTGGTTCTCTGGTTTCCAAGGTGATAGCTGTGGACGCAGACTCCGGGCAGAACGCCTGGCTGTCCTATCATATAGTCAAATCCAATGATCCGGGACTTTTCACTATTGGTCTCCACAGCGGAGAAATCAGGACACAGCGGGACATTTCTGAATCTCACACCATGAAACAAAACCTCATTGTGTCAGTGAAAGATAACggacagccctctctctctgccacctgtACCATGTATTTAGTGATTTCTGATAACTTGGCTGAAGTGCCAGAACTGAAAGATGTCTCTTATGATGAGAGCAATTCCAAACTCACCTCTTATCTGATCATCGCGCTGGTGTCCGTCTCCACCTTTTTCCTCACCTTCATTATTGTCAACGTGGCCGTGAAATTCTGCCGCAGGAGAAAGCCCAGACTGTTGTTTGACGGAGCGGTCACCATCCCCAGCGCGTATCTCCCTCCCAACTTCGCAGAGGTGGATGGCGCGGGAACTCTCCGCAGCGTTTACAATTATGACGCATACCTGACGACGGGCTCGCGCACAAGTGACTTTAAGTTCGTCACATCTTACAATGACAACACGTTGCCTGCAGACCAGACTCTGAGAAAAACTTCCCTTGACTTTGCTGAAGATCTTGACGAATCTGAGGGGTCCCCAGAGGTAGGGCTTTACGATAATTTAAAGGCTGGACTTTAA
- the LOC110504883 gene encoding protocadherin beta-16-like encodes MGHKGISVTGLVCGFAFFLLPLHSAYGDVSYSFPEEMKRGSVFGNIAKDLGLEASRLSARKARIDTEGNSKRYCDINLTTGELIVAERIDREGLCGKKASCVLKQELVLENPLELHRISLHVQDINDNSPQFTEDFIKFEIGESADKGARFSLDEAYDADIGQNMVQSYTLERNENFVLNVNTKTGGRKYAELVLDKELDREQQHELKLLLTAVDGGTPQRSGTVVIHVTVLDANDNAPVFNQAVYKASLPENSPLNTVVVTVSATDADDGANGEVTYNFDHVSDEYVHLFSLDHKTGEVRIIGKVDYEEASSYELQIRAKDGAGLTSYSFLIIEITDVNDNAPVIYLQSLTNPIPENASPGTEVGIINVQDRDSENNRQVRCSIQQNVPFKLVPSIKNYYSLVTTGELDRELVSDYNITITATDEGSPPLSSSKSVQLSVADVNDNPPVFEEQSYKAHVTENNKPGSSLRSVTARDPDWRQNGTVIYSLFPGEVNGVPVSSFLSVNGDTGVIHAVRSFDYEQFRSFKVHVVARDNGSPPLSSNVTVSVFITDVNDNSPQILYPAPEGNSFMTELVPKAAHGGSLVSKVIAVDADSGQNAWLSYQIFKSTVQGLFTIGLHSGEIRTQRDISESDSMKQNLIVSVKDNGQPSLSATCTIYLVISDNLAEVPELKDVSYDESNSKLTSYLIIALVSVSTFFLTFIIVILAVRFCRRRKPRLLFNGAVAIPSAYLPPNYAEVDGAGTLRSTYNYEAYLTTGSRTSDFKFLTSYNDNTLSADQTLRKTPNDFSEDHDDSEGSPENASPGTEVGIINVQDRDSENNRQVRCSIQQNLPFKLVPSIKNYYSLVTTGELDRELVSDYNITITATDEGSPPLSSSKSVQLSVADVNDNPPVFEEQSYKAHVTENNKPGSSVCSVTARDPDWRQNGTVIYSILPGEVNGVPVSSLLSVNGDTGVIHAVRSFDYEQFRSFKVNVVARDNGSPPLSSNVTVSVFITDVNDNSPQILYPAPEGNSFMTELVPKAAHGGSLVSKVIAVDADSGQNAWLSYQIFKSTVQGLFTIGLHSGEIRTQRDISESDSMKQNLIVSVKDNGQPSLSATCTIYLVISDNLAEVPELKDVSYDESNSKLTSYLIIALVSVSTFFLTFIIVILAVRFCRRRKPRLLFNGAVAIPSAYLPPNYAEVDGAGTLRSTYNYEAYLTTGSRTSDFKFLTSYNDNTLSADQTLRKTPNDFSEDHDDSEGSPEVGL; translated from the exons ATGGGTCACAAAGGAATCTCGGTGACAGGCCTGGTCTGCGGCTTTGCTTTCTTTCTTCTACCGCTGCACTCCGCCTATGGAGACGTGAGCTATTCTTTTCCGGAGGAGATGAAACGCGGATCTGTGTTTGGAAATATAGCCAAGGATCTCGGGCTGGAGGCGAGCAGACTTTCCGCTCGTAAGGCCCGTATTGATACCGAAGGGAACAGTAAACGCTATTGTGACATTAATCTGACTACGGGGGAATTGATTGTTGCGGAGAGAATTGACAGAGAGGGGCTTTGTGGCAAGAAGGCTTCGTGCGTTTTAAAACAGGAACTTGTGTTGGAGAATCCTTTGGAGCTTCACCGTATTAGTCTTCATGTTCAAGATATAAATGATAATTCTCCACAATTCACAGAGGATTTTATTAAATTTGAAATAGGAGAATCCGCAGACAAGGGGGCTCGTTTTTCTCTAGACGAGGCCTACGATGCAGATATAGGACAGAATATGGTTCAGAGTTATACACTAGAAAGAAACGAAAATTTCGTTTTAAATGTTAATACTAAAACAGGGGGACGCAAATACGCCGAATTAGTATTAGACAAAGAGCTAGATCGTGAACAACAACACGAGTTGAAATTATTGCTTACAGCTGTAGATGGGGGTACTCCGCAGAGATCAGGTACTGTAGTCATACACGTCACTGTACTGGATGCTAACGATAACGCCCCAGTGTTTAACCAGGCCGTCTATAAAGCCAGTCTGCCTGAAAACTCTCCTTTAAACACTGTAGTGGTTACAGTGAGTGCTACAGATGCAGATGACGGAGCAAATGGCGAAGTAACATACAACTTTGACCATGTTTCAGATGAATATGTACATTTATTCTCTCTAGATCACAAAACAGGTGAAGTAAGAATTATTGGGAAAGTTGACTATGAGGAGGCGTCATCTTATGAATTACAAATAAGGGCTAAGGATGGGGCAGGTTTAACATCATATTCTTTTTTAATTATTGAAATCACTGATGTTAATGACAACGCTCCTGTGATTTATCTACAATCTCTAACTAACCCCATACCTGAGAACGCATCACCTGGTACAGAGGTGGGCATCATTAACGTGCAGGATAGAGACTCTGAGAATAACCGACAGGTCCGCTGCTCCATTCAGCAAAACGTTCCCTTTAAGCTGGTGCCATCCATCAAAAACTACTATTCTCTGGTGACCACGGGCGAACTGGACCGTGAACTAGTGTCTGATTACAATATTACAATCACTGCCACCGACGAGGGCTCTCCACCGCTATCCTCCTCTAAAAGTGTTCAGTTATCTGTAGCTGACGTCAACGACAACCCACCTGTGTTTGAGGAACAGTCCTATAAAGCCCACGTGACTGAAAATAACAAACCCGGTTCTTCCTTACGTTCAGTTACTGCACGGGACCCAGACTGGAGACAGAACGGTACAGTGATTTATTCTCTCTTTCCTGGTGAGGTGAACGGTGTCCCAGTGTCCTCGTTTTTATCCGTTAACGGAGACACGGGGGTGATCCACGCTGTGAGGTCATTTGATTATGAACAGTTCAGAAGTTTTAAAGTCCACGTGGTGGCCAGAGACAACGGTTCTCCTCCGCTCAGCAGTAACGTCACAGTCAGTGTGTTCATAACGGATGTGAATGACAACTCTCCTCAGATACTGTACCCCGCCCCGGAGGGGAACTCCTTCATGACGGAGCTGGTCCCCAAAGCTGCGCACGGAGGCTCCCTGGTTTCCAAGGTGATAGCTGTGGACGCGGACTCCGGCCAGAACGCCTGGCTGTCCTATCAAATATTCAAATCCACTGTTCAGGGACTTTTCACTATTGGTCTCCACAGCGGAGAGATCAGGACACAGCGGGACATTTCTGAATCTGACAGCATGAAACAGAACCTCATTGTGTCAGTGAAAGATAACggacagccctctctctctgccacctgtACCATCTATTTAGTGATTTCTGATAACTTGGCTGAAGTGCCAGAACTGAAAGACGTCTCTTATGATGAGAGCAATTCCAAACTCACCTCTTATCTGATCATCGCGCTGGTGTCCGTCTCTACCTTTTTCCTCACCTTCATTATTGTCATCCTGGCCGTGAGGTTTTGCCGCAGGAGAAAGCCCAGACTGTTGTTTAACGGAGCGGTCGCCATCCCCAGTGCGTATCTCCCTCCCAACTACGCAGAGGTGGATGGCGCCGGAACTCTCCGCAGCACTTACAATTATGAGGCATACCTGACGACGGGTTCGCGCACAAGTGACTTCAAGTTCCTCACATCTTACAACGACAACACACTGTCTGCGGACCAGACTCTGAGAAAAACTCCAAATGACTTTTCTGAAGATCATGACGACTCCGAAGGGTCACCAGAG AACGCGTCACCTGGTACAGAGGTGGGCATCATTAACGTGCAGGATAGAGACTCTGAGAATAACCGACAGGTCCGCTGCTCCATTCAGCAAAACCTTCCCTTTAAGCTGGTGCCATCCATCAAAAACTACTATTCTCTGGTGACCACGGGCGAACTAGACCGTGAACTAGTGTCTGATTACAACATTACAATCACTGCCACCGACGAGGGctctccacctctatcctcctctAAAAGTGTTCAGTTATCTGTAGCTGACGTCAACGACAACCCACCTGTGTTTGAGGAACAGTCCTATAAAGCCCACGTGACTGAAAATAACAAACCCGGTTCCTCCGTGTGTTCTGTTACTGCACGGGACCCAGACTGGAGACAGAACGGAACAGTGATTTATTCTATCTTACCTGGTGAGGTGAACGGTGTCCCAGTGTCCTCGTTATTATCCGTTAACGGAGACACGGGGGTGATCCACGCTGTGAGGTCGTTTGATTACGAGCAGTTCAGGAGTTTTAAAGTCAACGTGGTGGCCAGAGACAACGGTTCTCCTCCGCTCAGCAGCAATGTCACGGTCAGTGTGTTCATAACAGATGTTAATGACAACTCTCCTCAGATACTATACCCCGCCCCGGAGGGGAACTCCTTCATGACGGAGCTGGTCCCCAAAGCTGCGCACGGAGGCTCCCTGGTTTCCAAGGTGATAGCTGTGGACGCGGACTCCGGCCAGAACGCCTGGCTGTCCTATCAAATATTCAAATCCACTGTTCAGGGACTTTTCACTATTGGTCTCCACAGCGGAGAGATCAGGACACAGCGGGACATTTCTGAATCTGACAGCATGAAACAGAACCTCATTGTGTCAGTGAAAGATAACggacagccctctctctctgccacctgtACCATCTATTTAGTGATTTCTGATAACTTGGCTGAAGTGCCAGAACTGAAAGACGTCTCTTATGATGAGAGCAATTCCAAACTCACCTCTTATCTGATCATCGCGCTGGTGTCCGTCTCTACCTTTTTCCTCACCTTCATTATTGTCATCCTGGCCGTGAGGTTTTGCCGCAGGAGAAAGCCCAGACTGTTGTTTAACGGAGCGGTCGCCATCCCCAGTGCGTATCTCCCTCCCAACTACGCAGAGGTGGATGGCGCCGGAACTCTCCGCAGCACTTACAATTATGAGGCATACCTGACGACGGGTTCGCGCACAAGTGACTTCAAGTTCCTCACATCTTACAACGACAACACACTGTCTGCGGACCAGACTCTGAGAAAAACTCCAAATGACTTTTCTGAAGATCATGACGACTCCGAAGGGTCACCAGAGGTAGGGCTTTAA